Proteins co-encoded in one Jeotgalibacillus malaysiensis genomic window:
- a CDS encoding putative ArsR family cadmium efflux system regulatory protein produces the protein MNKKDTCEIFCYDEEKVNRIQGDLKTIDIVSVAQMLKAIADENRAKITYALCQDEELCVCDIANIIGITVANASHHLRTLHKQGIVRYRKEGKLAFYSLDDEHIRQIMMIVLEHKKEVNVNV, from the coding sequence GTGAATAAGAAAGATACTTGTGAAATTTTTTGTTATGACGAGGAAAAGGTCAATCGAATACAAGGTGATTTAAAAACAATCGATATTGTTAGTGTTGCCCAAATGTTAAAAGCAATTGCGGATGAAAATAGGGCAAAGATTACCTATGCTTTGTGTCAAGATGAAGAGTTATGTGTGTGTGATATAGCAAATATTATTGGTATTACGGTGGCAAATGCTTCTCATCATTTAAGGACCCTTCATAAGCAGGGGATTGTAAGATATAGAAAAGAAGGAAAACTAGCGTTTTATTCGTTAGACGATGAACATATTAGACAAATAATGATGATTGTACTAGAACATAAGAAAGAAGTGAATGTCAATGTCTGA
- a CDS encoding resolvase, with product MGKIFGYARVSTQDQNLELQMDALQKAGAAVIYKEKMTGTKKERLELEQLLKAISEGDTVVVYKLDRISRSTKHLIELAETFEERKVNFVSISDNIDTSTAMGRFFFRTMASIAELERDIISERTKAGLQSARIRGRNGGRPIKDPKLVERALKLHASKEYSIKEISDMTGVSKSVLYRAIERI from the coding sequence ATGGGGAAAATTTTTGGATATGCTCGAGTTTCTACTCAAGATCAAAATTTAGAATTACAAATGGATGCCTTACAAAAAGCTGGTGCAGCTGTTATCTACAAGGAAAAAATGACGGGCACAAAAAAAGAGCGTTTAGAATTAGAGCAACTCTTAAAAGCAATAAGTGAAGGAGATACAGTGGTTGTCTATAAACTAGATCGTATCTCAAGATCTACCAAGCACTTAATTGAATTAGCAGAAACCTTTGAGGAAAGAAAAGTGAATTTTGTTTCTATAAGTGACAACATTGATACGTCAACTGCAATGGGACGTTTTTTCTTCCGTACCATGGCAAGTATTGCTGAGTTAGAACGGGATATCATCAGTGAACGTACTAAAGCAGGGTTACAATCTGCAAGAATTAGAGGTAGAAACGGCGGAAGACCAATTAAGGATCCAAAATTAGTAGAACGAGCATTAAAACTACATGCTTCTAAGGAGTACAGTATAAAAGAGATTTCAGATATGACTGGTGTTAGTAAATCTGTGTTGTATCGAGCTATAGAACGTATATAG